From a region of the Microbacterium sp. nov. GSS16 genome:
- a CDS encoding acyl-CoA dehydrogenase family protein: protein MSAQTELTGVDLNEEQRELAAMVREFAEEVVAPQAYEADRTHTLNLDVVRQMGEMGLFGLPFSEEHGGQGGDYLALGLAIEGIARVDQSLAITLEAGVSLGAMPIYRFGTEEQKREHLPALLAGHALAGFGLTEPEAGSDAGATRTTARLEGGEWVLNGSKQFITNSGTAITRFVTMTAVTGTTRRPDGGERKEISTIIVPNGTPGFTVEPAYDKVGWNASDTHPLTLNDVRVPEENLLGERGQGFRSFLSILDEGRIAIAALATGAAEGCLEAAVDYAGKRTVFGAALSTRQNAQFTLARMRARVHTARLAWQHAARLRDAGRPFAEEAAIAKLVSGEAAMDNARDATQIFGGNGFMNEYPVARHYRDSKILEIGEGTTEVQLLVIARSLGLVG, encoded by the coding sequence ATGAGCGCCCAGACCGAACTGACCGGTGTCGACCTGAACGAAGAGCAGCGCGAACTCGCCGCGATGGTGCGGGAGTTCGCCGAAGAGGTCGTCGCGCCGCAGGCGTACGAGGCCGACCGCACGCACACGCTGAATCTCGACGTCGTGCGGCAGATGGGGGAGATGGGATTGTTCGGTCTGCCGTTCTCGGAGGAGCACGGCGGGCAGGGCGGGGACTACCTGGCTCTCGGGCTGGCGATCGAGGGCATCGCCCGAGTCGACCAGTCGCTCGCGATCACCCTCGAGGCCGGAGTCAGCCTCGGCGCCATGCCGATCTACCGCTTCGGCACCGAGGAGCAGAAGCGGGAGCATCTGCCCGCCCTGCTCGCAGGCCACGCGCTGGCGGGCTTCGGTCTCACCGAGCCGGAGGCCGGCAGCGATGCGGGCGCCACGCGCACGACCGCGCGCCTGGAGGGCGGGGAGTGGGTGCTGAACGGCAGCAAGCAGTTCATCACCAACTCCGGCACCGCCATCACGCGCTTCGTGACCATGACCGCCGTCACCGGCACGACGCGGCGCCCCGACGGCGGGGAGCGGAAGGAGATCTCCACCATCATCGTCCCGAACGGCACCCCGGGCTTCACCGTCGAGCCGGCGTACGACAAGGTCGGCTGGAACGCCTCCGACACGCACCCGCTCACGCTGAACGACGTCCGCGTGCCGGAGGAGAACCTGCTCGGCGAGCGCGGCCAGGGGTTCCGCAGCTTCCTCAGCATCCTCGACGAGGGCCGGATCGCGATCGCCGCTCTCGCGACGGGCGCCGCGGAAGGATGCCTGGAGGCGGCCGTCGACTACGCCGGCAAGCGCACGGTCTTCGGCGCGGCGCTGAGCACGAGGCAGAACGCGCAGTTCACGCTGGCCCGCATGCGCGCCCGCGTGCACACCGCGCGCCTCGCGTGGCAGCACGCCGCACGGCTTCGTGACGCCGGTCGTCCGTTCGCTGAGGAGGCGGCGATCGCCAAACTCGTCTCGGGCGAGGCGGCGATGGACAACGCGCGCGACGCGACGCAGATCTTCGGCGGCAACGGCTTCATGAACGAGTACCCCGTGGCGCGGCACTACCGGGACTCGAAGATCCTCGAGATCGGCGAGGGCACCACCGAGGTGCAGCTGCTCGTCATCGCCCGGTCGCTGGGCCTGGTCGGATAG
- a CDS encoding acetyl/propionyl/methylcrotonyl-CoA carboxylase subunit alpha yields the protein MTIDTVLVANRGEIARRIIRTLRELGMRSVAVYSDADAHAPHVREADQAVHIGGSAASDSYLNVQAIMAAAAASGAQAIHPGYGFLSESVQLARACASAGVAFIGPGERALEIMGDKATARDHVARHGVPVVPGFTAAGLDDGQIRARADEIGYPLLVKPSAGGGGKGMEIVRSGDELAGALATARRVAAAAFGDDAMVLERLVQRPRHIEVQVFGDAHGTVIALGERECTLQRRHQKVIEEAPAAHLPDPVRRRLLDAAVAAAKSVDYVGAGTVEFLVEADAVDDVFFIEMNTRLQVEHPVTEEVTGLDLVALQLHIAAGGAIGEPPVVRGHAVEARVYAESPERGFLPSTGRVLLFDPPRDVRVDAAIETGSEISGFYDPMIAKVVAYGPDRATALRRLDSALARTVVLGVETNIAFLRALIRDERVRRGDLDTGLIETMLPFVAPQPTPPMLATAAQAVHVGGASAAADIWHELAGWRIGRPAVLPRTMLLADDGAVLEAPDAYAPGIPAATDDEGAVWVFADGMTARLRPLSRRERLHRRLAERERASRPRHPEGRAPMPGSIVAVHVADGDLVHAGDPLVSIEAMKMEHPVLAPHDGTVHLLVALGDQVRRDQPVARVSEEETA from the coding sequence ATGACCATCGACACCGTGCTCGTCGCCAATCGCGGCGAGATCGCCCGCCGCATCATCCGCACCCTGCGCGAGCTCGGCATGCGCAGCGTCGCCGTGTACAGCGACGCCGACGCACACGCCCCGCACGTGCGCGAAGCCGACCAGGCCGTCCACATCGGCGGGTCCGCTGCATCGGACTCGTATCTGAACGTGCAGGCCATCATGGCGGCAGCCGCGGCATCAGGCGCACAGGCCATCCACCCGGGTTACGGCTTCCTCTCCGAGAGCGTCCAGCTGGCGCGCGCGTGCGCGAGCGCCGGCGTGGCCTTCATCGGCCCTGGTGAGCGGGCGCTCGAGATCATGGGAGACAAGGCCACGGCGCGCGACCACGTCGCGCGGCACGGCGTGCCCGTGGTGCCCGGCTTCACCGCGGCGGGCCTCGACGACGGCCAGATCCGGGCCCGCGCCGACGAGATCGGCTACCCGCTTCTGGTCAAGCCCAGCGCAGGTGGCGGCGGCAAGGGGATGGAGATCGTCCGCTCGGGCGACGAGCTCGCGGGTGCGCTCGCGACGGCGCGCCGCGTGGCTGCTGCGGCCTTCGGCGACGACGCGATGGTGCTCGAGCGCCTCGTGCAGCGCCCTCGGCACATCGAGGTGCAGGTCTTCGGCGACGCGCACGGCACCGTGATCGCGCTCGGCGAGCGCGAGTGCACGCTGCAGCGTCGTCACCAGAAGGTCATCGAAGAGGCGCCGGCCGCCCATCTTCCCGATCCGGTGCGCCGGCGACTGCTCGACGCTGCGGTCGCGGCGGCCAAGAGCGTCGACTACGTCGGCGCCGGGACGGTGGAGTTCCTCGTCGAGGCGGATGCCGTCGACGACGTGTTCTTCATCGAGATGAACACCCGTCTGCAGGTCGAGCATCCGGTGACCGAGGAGGTGACCGGCCTCGATCTCGTCGCCCTGCAGCTGCACATCGCCGCGGGAGGGGCGATCGGCGAGCCTCCCGTCGTCCGCGGTCACGCGGTCGAGGCACGCGTGTACGCCGAATCGCCCGAGCGGGGGTTCCTGCCCTCCACCGGGCGGGTGCTGCTGTTCGACCCGCCGCGCGACGTGCGGGTGGATGCCGCGATCGAGACCGGCTCGGAGATCAGCGGGTTCTACGACCCGATGATCGCGAAGGTCGTCGCGTACGGCCCCGACCGGGCGACAGCCCTCCGCCGCTTGGACTCCGCGCTCGCCCGCACCGTCGTGCTGGGAGTCGAGACGAACATCGCCTTCCTCCGCGCGCTGATCCGCGACGAGCGAGTGCGGCGCGGTGACCTCGACACCGGTCTGATCGAGACGATGCTGCCGTTCGTCGCGCCCCAGCCGACACCCCCCATGCTGGCGACGGCCGCGCAGGCGGTGCACGTCGGCGGCGCCTCCGCTGCCGCGGACATCTGGCACGAGCTCGCCGGCTGGCGCATCGGCCGACCCGCGGTGCTGCCGCGCACGATGCTGCTCGCCGACGACGGCGCCGTTCTCGAGGCCCCCGACGCCTACGCGCCGGGCATCCCGGCGGCGACCGACGACGAAGGAGCCGTGTGGGTCTTCGCCGACGGCATGACAGCGCGGCTGCGGCCACTCTCGCGCCGCGAGCGCCTGCACCGCCGTCTGGCCGAGCGGGAGCGCGCGTCGCGTCCTCGCCATCCCGAGGGACGCGCCCCCATGCCGGGCAGCATCGTGGCCGTCCATGTCGCCGACGGCGACCTGGTGCACGCGGGAGACCCCCTCGTCTCGATCGAGGCGATGAAGATGGAGCATCCGGTGCTCGCGCCCCACGACGGCACGGTGCACCTGCTGGTCGCTCTCGGCGACCAGGTGCGACGGGACCAGCCCGTCGCACGAGTCAGCGAAGAGGAGACAGCATGA
- a CDS encoding carboxyl transferase domain-containing protein: MPVTQQALAEELRERLSTAALGGPERSRERHVARGKMLPRDRVDRLLDEGSPFIEIAPLAANGLYGDEAPGAGVIAGIGLVHGRHVMVVCNDPTVKGGTYFPMTVKKHLRAQEIALENHLPCLYLVDSGGAFLPKQDEVFPDRDHFGRIFFNQARMSAEGVPQLAAVLGSCTAGGAYVPAMSDQTVIVRGQGTIFLGGPPLVKAAIGEVVTAEELGGGELHARRSGVVDHLADDDEHALEILRDIVATLPQPAQPAWHVAPSIAPRESGSLYDVVPVDVNAAYDVHEVVDRLVDADSVSEFKPEYGATLVTAFARLHGHPVGIVANNGVLFSESAQKGAHFIELCDQRGIPLLFLQNITGFMVGTDAEAGGIAKDGAKMVTAVATTRVPKLTVIIGGSFGAGNYSMCGRAYSPRFLWSWPASRISVMGGAQAASVLATVKEDQLTASGTPWTPEQRADFEAPVRSQYEAQGEPYYATARLWDDGIIDPEQTRDLLGLALDVVSRTSLPEPRFGLFRM, translated from the coding sequence ATGCCGGTCACCCAGCAGGCTCTCGCCGAGGAGTTGCGCGAGCGCCTCTCCACCGCGGCGCTCGGAGGTCCCGAGCGCTCCCGTGAACGGCATGTCGCCCGCGGCAAGATGCTGCCGCGCGACCGGGTCGACCGGCTGCTCGACGAGGGCAGCCCGTTCATCGAGATCGCGCCTCTGGCAGCGAACGGGCTCTACGGCGATGAGGCGCCGGGCGCGGGGGTGATCGCGGGCATCGGGCTGGTGCACGGGCGGCACGTGATGGTCGTCTGCAATGATCCGACGGTCAAGGGCGGCACCTACTTCCCGATGACGGTGAAGAAACACCTGCGCGCGCAGGAGATCGCGCTCGAGAATCACCTGCCCTGCCTCTACCTCGTCGACTCCGGGGGCGCGTTCCTGCCCAAGCAGGACGAGGTATTCCCCGACCGCGACCATTTCGGCCGCATCTTCTTCAATCAGGCGCGCATGTCGGCCGAGGGCGTCCCGCAGCTGGCGGCAGTGCTCGGCTCGTGCACCGCGGGCGGAGCGTACGTGCCGGCGATGAGCGATCAGACCGTGATCGTGCGCGGCCAGGGCACGATCTTCCTCGGCGGTCCGCCGCTGGTGAAAGCGGCGATCGGCGAGGTCGTCACCGCCGAGGAGCTGGGTGGGGGAGAGCTGCACGCCCGACGCTCGGGCGTCGTCGATCACCTGGCCGACGACGACGAGCACGCACTCGAGATTCTCCGCGACATCGTCGCGACTCTGCCGCAGCCCGCCCAGCCGGCGTGGCACGTCGCGCCGAGCATCGCACCCCGCGAGTCCGGAAGCCTCTACGATGTCGTGCCCGTCGACGTGAACGCCGCGTACGACGTGCACGAGGTGGTCGACCGGCTCGTCGACGCCGACAGCGTCAGCGAGTTCAAGCCCGAGTACGGCGCGACGCTCGTCACCGCGTTCGCCCGGCTGCACGGACACCCGGTCGGGATCGTCGCCAACAACGGCGTGCTGTTCAGCGAATCCGCCCAGAAGGGCGCGCACTTCATCGAGCTCTGCGACCAGCGCGGCATCCCGCTGCTGTTCCTGCAGAACATCACCGGGTTCATGGTCGGCACCGACGCCGAGGCGGGCGGCATCGCCAAGGACGGCGCGAAGATGGTGACCGCCGTGGCCACCACCCGCGTGCCGAAGCTGACCGTCATCATCGGCGGCTCGTTCGGCGCGGGCAACTACTCGATGTGCGGTCGGGCGTACTCGCCGCGGTTCCTGTGGAGCTGGCCCGCCAGCCGCATCTCGGTCATGGGCGGCGCTCAGGCGGCGTCCGTCCTCGCGACCGTGAAAGAGGATCAGCTCACCGCTTCCGGAACGCCGTGGACGCCCGAGCAGCGCGCCGACTTCGAAGCGCCCGTCCGCAGCCAGTACGAGGCACAGGGCGAGCCCTATTACGCCACAGCGCGGCTGTGGGACGACGGGATCATCGACCCGGAGCAGACCCGCGATCTGCTCGGACTCGCCCTCGACGTCGTCTCGCGGACATCGCTGCCAGAACCCCGCTTCGGCCTCTTCCGGATGTGA
- a CDS encoding TetR/AcrR family transcriptional regulator — MTTTVTARNRAKAQRTDAILVAAAELFGARGYSSVSLEDIGAAVGISGPAVYRHFAGKQALLGALLIGVSEDLVAGGTAVVQGAADERTRMAMLVDFHVDFALRNADVIRVQDRDLAHLTEESRSDVRRLQRAYVGLWIDALSALVAADRDELRLRVQACFGLLNSTPHSTSAALRTRADTSRVLAAMAIAALTAAHG, encoded by the coding sequence ATGACAACGACCGTCACGGCGCGCAACCGCGCGAAGGCGCAGCGGACCGATGCGATCCTCGTCGCGGCCGCCGAGCTCTTCGGCGCCCGCGGCTATTCGAGCGTGAGCCTGGAGGACATCGGAGCGGCCGTCGGCATCTCCGGCCCGGCCGTCTACCGGCACTTCGCGGGAAAGCAGGCCCTGCTCGGCGCGCTGCTCATCGGCGTGAGCGAAGACCTCGTCGCCGGTGGCACGGCGGTCGTGCAAGGCGCCGCCGACGAACGCACCCGAATGGCGATGCTCGTCGACTTCCACGTCGACTTCGCTCTGCGCAACGCCGACGTCATCCGGGTTCAGGATCGCGATCTCGCACACCTCACGGAGGAGTCGCGCTCCGACGTGCGACGCCTGCAGCGTGCGTACGTCGGCCTGTGGATCGACGCGCTCAGCGCCCTCGTCGCCGCGGATCGAGACGAGCTGCGACTTCGCGTGCAGGCGTGCTTCGGGCTGCTGAACTCCACTCCGCACAGCACCTCTGCAGCCCTCCGCACCCGCGCCGACACGTCACGCGTGCTCGCGGCGATGGCGATCGCGGCGCTGACCGCCGCTCACGGGTGA